A genomic stretch from Bradyrhizobium sp. 195 includes:
- the galE gene encoding UDP-glucose 4-epimerase GalE, with protein MTDRPTVLVTGGAGYIGSHACRALTAAGYQPIVYDNLSTGHRSFVTGPLVTGDLLDGTALARAFADHKITAVMHFAAASLVGESMTDPQKYYVNNVQGTLSLFQAMRNAGCHRIVFSSTGAVYGNADSKELPEDFPCAPINPYGASKWMIERMLADYRSAYGFGAFCLRYFNASGADPSGGIGELRDNETHLIPRAMMALQGHVDFAVFGDDYDTPDGTAIRDYIHVTDLAAAHVAALKLLEDGHAGGSFNLGTGSGFSVREILNAIRQETGREVPHTVKPRRAGDPTYLVADPSAARKVLNFVPRHSDLPTVIRTAWAWHQKAHPFRPR; from the coding sequence ATGACCGACCGACCGACCGTCCTCGTCACAGGGGGCGCGGGCTATATTGGCTCGCATGCCTGCCGCGCATTGACCGCTGCCGGCTATCAGCCCATCGTTTATGACAATCTCTCGACAGGCCATCGCAGCTTCGTGACCGGCCCCCTGGTGACCGGCGATCTGCTCGACGGCACGGCGCTGGCCCGCGCCTTCGCCGACCACAAGATCACGGCGGTGATGCATTTCGCGGCGGCGAGCCTCGTCGGCGAATCCATGACCGATCCGCAGAAATATTACGTCAACAATGTGCAGGGAACGCTGTCGCTGTTCCAGGCGATGCGCAACGCCGGCTGCCATCGCATCGTGTTCTCCTCGACCGGCGCCGTCTACGGCAACGCCGACTCCAAGGAGCTGCCGGAAGACTTTCCCTGCGCACCGATCAACCCGTACGGCGCATCGAAATGGATGATCGAGCGGATGCTTGCTGATTACCGCTCAGCCTATGGCTTCGGCGCGTTCTGCCTGCGTTATTTCAACGCCAGCGGCGCCGATCCCTCAGGCGGCATTGGCGAGCTGCGCGACAACGAAACCCACCTGATTCCCCGCGCCATGATGGCGCTGCAGGGCCATGTCGACTTCGCGGTGTTCGGCGACGACTACGACACGCCCGATGGAACCGCGATCCGCGACTACATCCACGTCACCGACCTTGCAGCGGCGCATGTCGCGGCACTGAAGCTTCTCGAAGACGGGCATGCCGGCGGCAGCTTCAATCTCGGCACCGGTTCGGGTTTTTCCGTGCGCGAGATCCTCAACGCCATCAGGCAGGAGACCGGGCGCGAGGTGCCCCACACCGTCAAGCCGCGCCGCGCGGGCGATCCCACTTATCTGGTCGCCGATCCCTCCGCGGCACGGAAGGTGCTGAACTTCGTGCCGCGTCACTCCGACCTGCCTACGGTCATCCGCACCGCCTGGGCCTGGCACCAGAAGGCGCATCCGTTCAGGCCGCGTTAG
- a CDS encoding WecB/TagA/CpsF family glycosyltransferase, whose product MLERRVNLDGRAATADVPRITVGGLRMAALDLEATADFMIEATDPNHRIGRPLFLTSANGEVLARCSTEPQTERLFRAADLINADGQPLVAASKLQSWFPLPERVATTDLFHVVARKAEAVGRTFYMFGASEAENIVAVENVQKMYPNLKIVGHSHGYLRGDALRAKIEEINALAPDYLWVALGVPNEQAFVEEFTPHLTNVGVIKTSGGLFNFLSGSRARAPQWMQKMGLEWVWRTWLEPRRLFWRYLTTNPRALYLLFGRNRPLR is encoded by the coding sequence ATGCTTGAGCGCCGCGTCAACCTCGACGGACGGGCAGCGACTGCCGACGTGCCGCGAATTACCGTCGGCGGGCTTCGCATGGCCGCGCTCGACCTGGAAGCCACCGCCGATTTCATGATCGAGGCGACCGATCCAAATCATCGCATCGGCCGTCCCCTGTTCCTGACCTCGGCCAATGGCGAGGTCCTGGCGCGCTGCTCGACCGAGCCGCAGACCGAGCGCCTGTTCCGCGCTGCCGACCTGATCAACGCCGACGGCCAGCCGCTGGTGGCGGCCTCGAAGCTGCAATCCTGGTTTCCGCTGCCCGAGCGCGTCGCGACCACGGATTTGTTCCACGTCGTCGCGCGCAAGGCGGAAGCGGTCGGCCGCACCTTCTACATGTTCGGCGCCAGCGAGGCCGAGAACATCGTGGCGGTCGAGAACGTCCAGAAGATGTATCCGAATCTCAAGATCGTCGGGCACAGCCACGGCTATCTGCGAGGCGACGCGCTACGTGCGAAGATCGAGGAGATCAACGCGCTTGCGCCTGATTATCTGTGGGTCGCGCTCGGCGTGCCCAACGAGCAGGCATTCGTTGAGGAATTCACGCCGCATCTCACCAATGTAGGCGTTATCAAGACATCCGGCGGCCTGTTCAATTTCTTGTCCGGCAGCCGCGCGCGCGCGCCGCAATGGATGCAGAAGATGGGGCTCGAATGGGTCTGGCGCACCTGGCTCGAGCCACGCCGCCTGTTCTGGCGCTATTTGACCACCAACCCCCGCGCGCTCTATCTTCTCTTCGGCCGCAACCGACCCCTCCGCTAA